ATGGACTGTTCCTGGAACTTCTAATAAGCAGCTACTGTGAATAACTGATTGGCTAAGATGACAATTGAATCTCCCACCAATCAGAGTGGTGTTTTCCACTGCTGCTTCTAAAGTATAAAAAGCTGCTGGGATAGAGGTGAGAAAATTTTCTTTCGCCtcagttttttgtttgtgtgtgtatattttttttgaccTGCCAGGCAcatttggggaggcttagccttgaCAATAGCCCAGGAAACTTTCTACTGATCGCGAGAAGGACCAAAATTCGgtttggacagttttttttgtaagtctGAAATGCACCCACGCATCTACATTCCCCTCCCGGTCCTCCTAACAATGTCTTCCTTAAAACTGGTTTGTGGTgcaaaataggttggggaccgctCCTTTAGGAACCCCTTAGccttaaacctaaaaaaaaaacccctgtaaCTGGTATGCAATGCAGCATTGTACATATGTTCTCTTCTCTTGTCAGCAGGAAGTCCATGGCGGTTGCAGAGAATGTGTCCAGCTGTTCACTAAGCGCTATGTGGGATTGGTCTCATTTGTCATTGTCTGGGACCCCACCGGCTGTGCCCATGTTGGATGCAGCTGCCGACCTGCTGGTACTGGAGAGAAAATTTGCACCGTCCCTGGAACTGTGTGAGAGAGGTCTACAGATCCTGAGTGCTGAAGCAATGGATGCAAAGTGAGATTCACTGCCGTTTTGTGATCACAAAGTGTATACAGTAACATAAGGGTAACCACCACCCTGCTATAGATCCAGGCACTAAGAgacactcgccccaaatctccctaCAGGCTAGCTctcttagctcataaggttacagatatatagaaacattggggtaacattcactctgctatagttccaggagtacccaggatacaaataagcactcaccccaaatctccccctaactgactttcaggctgggcccccttaactcataacaaggttacagatatatagaaacatttgggtaacattcactctgctatagttccaggggtacccaggatacaaataaacactcaccccaaatctccccctaactgactttcaggctgggcccccttaactcataacaaggttacagatatatagaaacattggggtaacagtcaccctgctatagttccaggggtacccagggtacaaataagcactcaccccaaatctccccctaactgactttcagtctgggcccccttagctcataacaaggttacagatatatagaaacattgggttaacagtcaccctgctatagttccagggttacccagggcacaaataagcactcaccccaaatctccccctaactggccttcagactgggcccccttagctcataacaaggttacagatatatagaaacattggggtaacagtcaccctgctaaagttccaggggtacccagggcacaaataaacactcaccccaaatctccccctaactggccttcaggctgggcccccttagctcataacaaggttacagatatatagaaacattgggttgtcaccctgctatagttccaggggtacccagggctcaaataagtactcaccccaaatctccccctaactgaccttcagactgggcccccttagctcataaggttacagatatatagaaacattggggtaacagtcaccctgctatagttccaggggtacccagggctcaaataagcactcaccccaaatctccccctaactggccttcaggctgggccccctatTTGAATAGTAAATTATTTAATGTGCATCAGTCTGAGCTCTACTTCTTTACCGTTGAGGTGTGAGCAGGTGAAGACGTCTCTGTGTACCATCGGGATTCAGTGTTTGGCCGAGTTGGGGCGATGGAGGGAAGTGCTTCCTTGGCTAATGCAATATTACCAAACTCCACAGGAGATGCCGTGCAATCTTATGGAGATGTGGTGAGTCTTGTATTCAGACCTTTTTCTTGCCTTACGTATCTGTTTGTGGATATCACATTGTATCTGTGAAACCACCACACCacaatgttttctctttttcagcattttgttataTGGAAAAGTAAAGCAGCCTCAAGTTATGCTGGACGTGAGCAGTGATTGGTTGCAAGTTCAAGGCAATCGGCTACTACCGAACTGCTGCAGGGTTGCGGAGCTCCATCTGCTGCACATACTGTTACCCCTGGGGCTGTTCTCCGATGCCGAAGCTCTGGCTCAGGAATCTGATGTGTTCACGGAAAAGCAGCAGGAAGTAGTATTAACGGTTGTAAATAAACACAGGAGGCATTGGGAAGAGGAGGAAGCTGCTGCCATATCAGAGAGAAACCAGCACAGCCAACTGGAGACAGAGACAATGGGACAAACTGGTATGAATATGCCTGGAAAACCCCCCGAAATTGGCCTATCAATAGTAGTGTCTCTGTTGATACTTATTATATCTGCAGTCAAGTTGAAGCCACAGATCCCCTTCAGCAACATATTCTACATGCCCACAAAGTTTAAATGTAACAAACATATAACCTCGTTTTccccagccttaaaggagaaggaaagctccaagacagtttattggcaacagattagcaaaaatagtgcaagctacaatgctatatttattctgcagaatgctttaccatacctgagtaaacagctgtagacactgtctctctttgtttaggatagaagctgccatataaacttggtgtgacatcacttcctgcctgagtctctccctgctcacttacagctctgagctcagattacagcagggatgggaggagggagggggagaggagcaaactgagcatgctcaagccctagccctggaggtttaagctgaaaacaggaagtctgatacagaagcccatgagtacacaatagaaggaaagaaatgtggtgtttcttttgacagaggactcagagcagcattactttgagggtttactgatgtatttatatagacctttctgataaagcttacttaattttagcctttccttctcctttaaccacccAGTTATTGTTGGGGAGTAGTTTTTGGCTTGAGAAGATACTAGCTGAGTAATAATGATGTCCATTTGGGTAGGAGGCCATTATTATTGCCCTTTATTCCCATTATCTGTCTCTCTAATgcagggacccccaacctttaGTACCAGTGAGAAACATTCAGAAGTATAAAggagtaggggagcaacacaagaatgaaaaatatttatggggtgccaaaaagggctgtgattggccatttagtagcccctatgtggactggcaacctacattgaggctctgtttgtcagtatatctggtttttatgcaaccaaaacttgtctccaagcctggaattcaaaaataatcacctgctttgaggccactgggagcaacatccaaggggttggagagcaacatgttactcatgagctactggttggggatcactgctctaatgtaTCGCTATCCCTTCTCATATAAATCTTTATACTGTTGCAGGTAAGGTACAGAGGAGAATCCTAAATGTTGCCCATCTGCTGTTAAGAGCACTGGGAATGGTTGCAGGACTAATACGAAGGGCACCTCTCCGGAACATAGCCCTCGCTGTTTTACTCATCTCCGTTATTCTACTGCGACTGGATCCGGGTGAGTGATCATTGTCCAAataatagtcttgttttatttaCAACAGATCTGAACAGTAATTCAGCATCAGCGCTTCAACAGCAAAACTGTGTATTTTTAGAAGCACAGGTGGTGTGTCACTAGCACATGTTTGAGCTGTGgaaatcctgtaaaatatatccttataaatgatcaGTAATAATATTGGCTATATCTAGTGGTTCATGTTTGTGTTATActgagcatattagaagtcaccttgtagTTAcagacctgtataactcagcctgcagccttgtgcctttatatagtcacagagctcttcagtgacttctaatatccttatcatttccagtagggggtacattatcccttataatacatgagtgatactcagagttctctgtataactcggcctgcagccttgtgcctttatatggtcacagtacaacccctcagtgacttctgatatccttatcatttacagtagggggtacattatcccttataatacatgagtgatactcagagttccctgtataactcagcctgcagccttgtgcctttatatggtcacagtacaacccctcagtgacttctgatatccttatcatttacagtagggggtacattatcccttataatacatgagtgatactcagagttccctgtataactcagcctgcagccttgtgcctttatatggtcacataacaacccctcagtgacttctaatatccttataatttacagtagggggtatattatcccttataatacatgagtgatactcagagttccctgtataactcagcctacagccttgtgcctttatatggtcacagaacaacccctcagtgacttctaatatccttatcatttacagtagggtttacattatcccttataatacatgagtgatactcagagttccctgtataactcaaccttgtgccttaatatggtcacagaacaacccttcagtgacttctaatatccttatcatttacagtaggggttacattatcccttataatacatgagtgatactcagagttccctgtataactcagcctacagccttgtgcctttatatggtcacagaacaacccctcagtgacttctaatatccttatcatttacagtagggggtacattatcccttataatacatgagtgatactcagagttccctgtataactcagcctgcagccttgtgcctttatatggtcacagaacaacccctcagtgacttctaatatccttatcatttacagtagggggtacattatcacttataatacataagtgatactcagagtcccctgtataactcagcctgcagccttgtgcctttatatggtcacagaacaacccctcagtgacttctaatatccttatcatttacagtagggggtacattattccttataatacatgagtgatactcagagttctctgtataactcagcctgcagccttgtgtctttatatggtcacagaacaacccctcagtgacttctaatatccttatcatttacagtagggggtacattatcccttataatacatgagtgatactcagagttccctgtataactcagcctgcagccttgtgcctttatatggtcacagcctTAAGCCCTATATACCTATATATGCAGATGTTCTTTGCTGTTATTCTAATACCTACAATTCCATACATGTTAactatttctttgtgtttttctaCAGCATCCCCTGCAGCCTACGGTCCTATATCCAGCCTGATCCTCTTGCTCCGCCAAACCATTGCCAGCATTTTCCAGAGACAGCCAGACCGGCAGATGTGAGCTTTCTGAGAGTTAAATGGAAGAAAACCCAAAACACTGATTGTTGTATCTGAAACATTGTAATAATGCAGAATTACAGTGGTGCTCTGTCGGACCTTGTAAAGGGAAAGTTCAGTTTAGATTTAATATCAAAGCTCAAGCTGCTGTGGCTGTTCAACGTGCATACGGGATCCTCCTATTAGGATCCTGCTGCTTTTTCCAAAAACCCTAGAGAAACTCTAAAATTTAAACCTGCCGCTAAAATGGAATTTTCACATCATTACTATTTTAATGCTAACGACGTTCTTTCTACAAATCATTAAATGGGCGCTGCTTCCTGATCTATTGTTAATGGCAGCTGATGCATTTCTCTTTTATGTCGCAGCAGCAGAGAAAGTGTTAATTGTGTTCCAAAACTGGGATATTTGGCTCCGGATGTCGCTGAACTACACTGGGAGCTGCAGTGCGGCTGCAATAAAAATGCTCCAGTTATTTCCGATTTAGAATATCCGTTGCTATTTGCGCTCAAATtgcagtcaattttttttttttaataatgaaatagAATTAACCTTGGCCCCAGGCTTTGATCTACAGATTTGTATCTGAATGGAAAgactttgtcatttattttagtaatattccttaatttattgGTCTCATTCTGATCACTTATTTGTAcaataaaatcagttttaaaataaaaagtgttttttgtatACAGGGTGCAGAGGACATGAAATCTCCAGTGGCAGCAGCACCATTTTTTACCATCGAGGCTTCAGAGGGCACGTGCCTAGGGGTGTATACTGATTACTGATTcgccaatgttttcctatatctgaaACCTTATTAGGCGCTAAATggcgtaattatagaggaagcaaaccccgtAGTCACAGTGGGGTCCGGTCTGTGGGATCCGCTTCCTCTATTGCTATCAAACCCCCTACTCCCcggccgctctcttacctgcaccAAGGAAGGGGGGCGCAAGTTTGAttggagtgggtggagtcagggcgGGCAGAGGTGGGACATGGGCGGGAGGACAGGGATCagagtgtgccaggcccctctgaagatttttttgcagggggtccGGCGCCCTCTAGTTCCGCCGCTGTAAATGAGGCCCTGACCAAATGCTGGAACTCCAAGTACCTATTATTATGTTAATTCGGGTAATTTATGACCACTTTCAGTTCTTTAGCTACTTTGTTCTTACATacgtagttacatagtaagttatcttgaaaaaagacacctgtcaatcaagttcaacctttcaacttttttaaccttgcctaactgccagttgatccagaggaaggcaaaaagcccCATCTGATTTtccctcagaaggggaaaaaattccttcctgattccaagatggcaaacGGACTAGTCCCTGAAACTTTAGCTACTCAAAGTGCCCGGGTgccatttagggttgccatctgtccataTTTCACCCGGACAACCTGGTTTTTGGGAGGGCTGTCCGGTTGAAAAGTGCccgtccggatttccaaatttggaaatccggacaggccaTTGACGTTAATTAAATGGCGGTCAGCCAActgctgattgccacgtcatcagtcctgcccctgatgtcatctgCCCCCTTGATGTCATTGGTCCGCCCCCTGACATCATCCACCCACCCCTTTTCCCCCtatcagaaaaggtggcagccctagtgcCATTGGCCTTAGGCTTAGTATAGTATAACCGTGGCCCAAGTGTTTCACTTACCATTGTTCTATTTTATGTACAAGTTGGTCCGGCTGTTTTTTTGAAGGTCACCTTGTCCCTCGACTGTCCCAGTTTGCAATGACTCCGGCTCTGCTACAGCAGCTGAAATACTAAAGTCGGTGAGGTTGAAACTGGCACTTGAAATGCGTTTTAAAAGCTGACCGGACAACATTTAAATGGACGGCACAGTTAGAAAGCCCATATTGTACGACCAAATCAGTTTTACATAATATTGGCAGAAGCTGGCATTCGCCGTAGATTTCAACAGGATAATAGAAGCGA
Above is a genomic segment from Xenopus laevis strain J_2021 chromosome 3L, Xenopus_laevis_v10.1, whole genome shotgun sequence containing:
- the pex26.L gene encoding peroxisomal biogenesis factor 26 L homeolog isoform X1, yielding MPERNSRTRGRVGESRKSMAVAENVSSCSLSAMWDWSHLSLSGTPPAVPMLDAAADLLVLERKFAPSLELCERGLQILSAEAMDAKCEQVKTSLCTIGIQCLAELGRWREVLPWLMQYYQTPQEMPCNLMEMCILLYGKVKQPQVMLDVSSDWLQVQGNRLLPNCCRVAELHLLHILLPLGLFSDAEALAQESDVFTEKQQEVVLTVVNKHRRHWEEEEAAAISERNQHSQLETETMGQTGKVQRRILNVAHLLLRALGMVAGLIRRAPLRNIALAVLLISVILLRLDPASPAAYGPISSLILLLRQTIASIFQRQPDRQM
- the pex26.L gene encoding peroxisomal biogenesis factor 26 L homeolog isoform X2, producing the protein MKSMAVAENVSSCSLSAMWDWSHLSLSGTPPAVPMLDAAADLLVLERKFAPSLELCERGLQILSAEAMDAKCEQVKTSLCTIGIQCLAELGRWREVLPWLMQYYQTPQEMPCNLMEMCILLYGKVKQPQVMLDVSSDWLQVQGNRLLPNCCRVAELHLLHILLPLGLFSDAEALAQESDVFTEKQQEVVLTVVNKHRRHWEEEEAAAISERNQHSQLETETMGQTGKVQRRILNVAHLLLRALGMVAGLIRRAPLRNIALAVLLISVILLRLDPASPAAYGPISSLILLLRQTIASIFQRQPDRQM
- the pex26.L gene encoding peroxisomal biogenesis factor 26 L homeolog (The RefSeq protein has 3 substitutions compared to this genomic sequence), which gives rise to MPERSSCTRGRVGERKPMAVAENVSSCSLSAMWDWSHLSLSGTPPAVPMLDAAADLLVLERKFAPSLELCERGLQILSAEAMDAKCEQVKTSLCTIGIQCLAELGRWREVLPWLMQYYQTPQEMPCNLMEMCILLYGKVKQPQVMLDVSSDWLQVQGNRLLPNCCRVAELHLLHILLPLGLFSDAEALAQESDVFTEKQQEVVLTVVNKHRRHWEEEEAAAISERNQHSQLETETMGQTGKVQRRILNVAHLLLRALGMVAGLIRRAPLRNIALAVLLISVILLRLDPASPAAYGPISSLILLLRQTIASIFQRQPDRQM
- the pex26.L gene encoding peroxisomal biogenesis factor 26 L homeolog isoform X3: MAVAENVSSCSLSAMWDWSHLSLSGTPPAVPMLDAAADLLVLERKFAPSLELCERGLQILSAEAMDAKCEQVKTSLCTIGIQCLAELGRWREVLPWLMQYYQTPQEMPCNLMEMCILLYGKVKQPQVMLDVSSDWLQVQGNRLLPNCCRVAELHLLHILLPLGLFSDAEALAQESDVFTEKQQEVVLTVVNKHRRHWEEEEAAAISERNQHSQLETETMGQTGKVQRRILNVAHLLLRALGMVAGLIRRAPLRNIALAVLLISVILLRLDPASPAAYGPISSLILLLRQTIASIFQRQPDRQM